In Lolium rigidum isolate FL_2022 chromosome 7, APGP_CSIRO_Lrig_0.1, whole genome shotgun sequence, the DNA window GTTGATCTACGTTGGCAACAAAACACTAGCTGCAACCACGTGAACTCACATAGAGTTTTTCCTTGAAAAATATTTATATTGATGTGTttatcaaaataaaatctctctaAGCTAAATGCATGATGCCAAATCTTATTGGGATACTCTTTTACATAAGACTTTTCAAAGAATGGAAGTGCACAAGTGTACAAGCTTTTCCATCAGGAATAAGGTGGAAGTGCACATATTTCAACAGCATGATGCCAAATGGAAGTTGAAATATTCATCATCGGCCCACCTCGGCTAGGACGTATTCAGTGGTATCTTTCTTCTTGTTGAGGGTGAGCCAGAGGTTATCCCTTTTTATGCAACCTtcaagcttcttgaagcaatcatGAAGGCGAAATCTTTGCCCTTCTCCTCATGCTTGTAGAAGGCGAGGGCGGCGCGTCTCCTCATCCCACTCCTCCTCCGGCTCGTGCGCTAGATTCTCCTTCAACGTAACCTTGCGCGGCTTCGCGGGCCCCTTCGTAGTTGCCTTATTTTTCATAGGCATGCTGGAAACGGCGATAGCATAACATGCGCTCGCTGGAGAGGAGGGCGGGGAGCTCGATTGGCGGGGCATGATTTGGATAGGAGGGCGGGAGAAATGAAGCGGCATGCGGTGGGAAGAGAATTGGGGAATATAAGTAGGGTTTTTGGGGCTAGTGATGCGCGGGCGGGCGAGGGACGAAATCCTACGTGGCGAGAGGCGGCAGGCGCCCTGTTCGGTGCCCGGTGCAtaggggccgacacggggttaCCGGCGATTATATTAGGCTCCAATGCGGCCGGCTACTTTTGGGGCGCGCCGATGTAGCCCAAAAAACACTCCCAGCGCCGGGATTGCTATTGGGGTCGCTATGGGAAGCGctggtagagatgctcttaggcgcaAAGTAATTAAGATTACTGCATGATGTAATATGGTTATAAGATTTTCTATAACTTGAAGTACATATTTAGTAGGATTCAACCTCAAAGCTAATAGAGTAAATACAAGCGGCACAAATATGTGGTTCACCATGCTAGCAAGAATTAAGACACGCCAAATGAGACATGTTGcttaagaaaacaaaacaaacgaGCTAGACACGCACCGATACCACCATATACAGCTGGAACGGCAATGATACGAATCTAAGAGTACCCATATGGTCCCATGAAAGCATGTCTCAAACTATTTTTCGTTAGGTCGATGTCTACAACTAATCAGCAAATATGTTTAGGGCGATCAATCATTAATTAAGTAGTTGAATTTGGCAAACATGAGCTAGCAATTAGACTAGATTAGTTTCTGTCTAAATCCAGGTGGGACTTTCGTGGAAGCGTCTCCATGGAACCGACTTATCTGGGAAGAAAGCCACCTAAAACGCGTACTTGCACGATTCAGCTATACAACACAAACTAGCTAGGGCAATTAGAGTACGTAATAGTCCACTGATTGTACGTTTCACATACCGATCCGTCAGTCGGCAGTTTCTTTTCGATCCAATGACGTCGACCCGGAGCCATTGATGTGTAACATCAGCTCGCCCATCATCCTCTACATCCGTTTCTTTTCAACTGGAGGTGGGTAATCTTCCTTCCGTTCAATAACTCTCATGGtgattttagttcaaattcaagcTATAATCACTATATAAATTATGAAACTGTGGCATTGTTGTGCTCACCTTCGTTCATAAAAAAGATATCTCAAAATTATGTAAAATTGGATGCATCTGTACCTTAAATAGTGTGTatataaattcaaatttaaagaaATGTAAAACATATTTTATGGACGGAGGCAGTATTTTGTTTTCACATTTTGTTCTACCGATAAGCTGGATCCTCAGGCATTACTACCCTAGTGCTACTGGCATGCATGCACCGACTCAAGTAGATCTATCTAGCCAAATTTACCCTGCAAGGTTTTTATATATATCCTGAGTTTCTTTGAGATGGACGTGTACTGTCTGGTGTCTGGATTAAGGTTGTCGTGTGCGCCCCTCTTCCCTCTCCACTTTTTCTTTCTTTACATGCTCTCTCTCCTATTTAATACGCCTCGGCCCCTCCCTCCTCGCCGCTACATTTCCATCGGTCTctctcctctcccctctcctgcCCATCTTCTGTCCCTGATATTCCTGATCTGCCTCAGCCCTCAAGTCAGTCCTCGGTCTTGCTCTACATCGCCATGGCCGGCGGCACCGCCACCGTCTGTTCCATGTGCGGCGACGTCGGGTTCCCCGACAAGCTCTTCCAGTGCGCGCGCTGCCGCTACCGCTTCCAGCACTCGTACGTATTCCTTCCTTCTCTCCCGCACCGCACAACATCCTCACTCCCCTTCACTACTTGTTATACTCACCCATGTGTTTGCATGCAGGTATTGCACGAACTACTACGGCGACGGGGCGCCGGCGTCGGCCGGGGCCGACATGTGCGACTGGTGCCTCGGCGACGTCGCCGGGAATAAGGCGAGGAGGTGCGGCTCCGCatctgggaagcagcaggcc includes these proteins:
- the LOC124671638 gene encoding uncharacterized protein LOC124671638, which produces MAGGTATVCSMCGDVGFPDKLFQCARCRYRFQHSYCTNYYGDGAPASAGADMCDWCLGDVAGNKARRCGSASGKQQASGSQDSITTNSSGRTDKAASGGDQESGRQVSTKVGGRRYKLLKDVLC